From Synoicihabitans lomoniglobus, the proteins below share one genomic window:
- a CDS encoding phosphatidate cytidylyltransferase: MGSRIFSTLLLWAIVAGCVIFLGPIGAVWLIALIAVLTQWEFFKLIQRLGLKPFNRIGMLFGAALCLGPLYLEPHGLSSGPLLALAAIVFAVRILGERDAENRMESLAWTLFGIVYIPFMLSFLGRIVLINDPVAHTGLILGVWVIAVSKFCDVGALLAGLAFGRHKMAPGISPKKTWEGAVGGLLTSMGVGAGLAYGFADQLPALFTPLLAGLLALPVAALAIVSDLVESVIKRRTNAKDAGATIPGIGGVFDLSDSLILTAPIGYLVFRLL; this comes from the coding sequence GTGGGCTCCCGTATTTTCAGCACCCTTCTGCTTTGGGCAATCGTCGCCGGTTGCGTTATTTTTCTGGGCCCGATCGGGGCCGTCTGGCTCATCGCGCTCATCGCCGTGCTGACCCAGTGGGAGTTTTTCAAACTCATCCAGCGCCTCGGGCTCAAGCCCTTCAATCGCATCGGCATGCTGTTCGGGGCCGCGTTGTGCCTCGGGCCGCTTTATCTGGAACCCCACGGCTTGAGCAGCGGCCCGTTGCTGGCGCTGGCCGCCATCGTGTTTGCCGTGCGCATCCTCGGTGAACGCGACGCCGAAAATCGCATGGAATCGCTCGCGTGGACGTTGTTCGGCATCGTTTACATTCCGTTCATGTTGTCGTTTCTCGGCCGAATTGTGCTGATCAACGATCCCGTGGCGCACACCGGTTTGATTCTGGGCGTCTGGGTCATCGCGGTGTCTAAATTTTGCGATGTCGGCGCACTGCTCGCCGGGCTCGCCTTCGGTCGGCACAAGATGGCCCCGGGCATCAGCCCCAAAAAGACGTGGGAAGGAGCCGTCGGCGGACTATTGACGTCCATGGGCGTCGGGGCCGGGTTGGCCTACGGCTTCGCCGATCAACTACCGGCCCTGTTCACCCCACTCCTGGCCGGCCTGCTCGCCCTGCCCGTGGCGGCGTTGGCCATCGTGTCCGATCTGGTGGAATCCGTGATCAAGCGCCGCACCAACGCGAAGGACGCCGGTGCCACCATTCCGGGGATTGGCGGGGTGTTTGATCTGTCGGACAGCTTGATTCTCACGGCTCCGATCGGGTATCTGGTCTTCCGGTTGTTGTGA
- the rseP gene encoding RIP metalloprotease RseP, giving the protein MPADLLNALFSNLWAVFLIVLFFGGSIFVHELGHFLAARRRGVHVSRFSIGFGPKMFGWRGKDGVEYRVSWLPLGGYVALPQLADMAAVEGNDDRAEDLPPVSYSTRMLVFVMGATFNLIFAFLLATIIWLVGQPTTSDQATTQIGYVVDEIETSTGETVPSPARQAGLEVGDTIRAIDGSKVDDWQELLQTLVTSAGRTDAGRRYNVFTVERDGQSREVTVFPQIAGDEEIRKVGIIAAYELIVAGVAEGSAGAALGLQVGDRFIAMDDTRILNIQTYADHLAAHHDRPIAVHLERDGQPLTLTMAARPEVEQPADLGLQLTTDSKLVYPTPFAQFSDHVRMTFRTLGSLINPQSDIGISKLSGPVGIIRVFHMAAQADIRLVLWFTILVNINLAIFNLLPIPVLDGGHMLFATIGKLRGRALPTNFIMTTQSVFMMMLLSMILYVSFFDVRRIVRDVTPTTTEDPADTK; this is encoded by the coding sequence ATGCCCGCCGACCTGCTCAACGCCCTGTTTTCCAACCTCTGGGCCGTCTTTCTCATTGTTCTCTTTTTCGGGGGATCGATCTTCGTGCACGAACTCGGTCATTTTCTCGCCGCGCGACGACGCGGCGTGCACGTTTCCCGTTTTTCCATCGGCTTCGGCCCGAAGATGTTCGGCTGGCGGGGCAAAGACGGGGTGGAATACCGCGTCTCTTGGCTCCCCCTCGGCGGCTACGTGGCCCTCCCCCAACTCGCCGACATGGCTGCGGTCGAAGGCAACGACGACCGCGCCGAGGATCTGCCGCCCGTCAGCTACTCGACGCGCATGCTCGTCTTCGTCATGGGGGCGACATTCAACCTGATTTTTGCTTTCCTGCTCGCGACCATCATCTGGCTGGTCGGCCAACCCACGACGAGTGATCAAGCCACCACCCAAATCGGCTACGTCGTCGACGAGATTGAAACGTCCACCGGCGAGACCGTGCCCAGCCCCGCGCGCCAAGCCGGATTGGAAGTGGGCGACACCATTCGCGCCATCGACGGCAGCAAAGTCGATGACTGGCAGGAACTCCTGCAGACCCTGGTCACCAGCGCGGGGCGCACCGACGCCGGTCGGCGCTACAACGTCTTCACCGTCGAACGCGACGGCCAGTCGCGCGAAGTCACCGTCTTTCCGCAGATCGCCGGTGATGAGGAGATCCGCAAAGTGGGCATCATTGCCGCCTACGAATTAATCGTCGCCGGGGTGGCGGAAGGTTCCGCCGGCGCCGCGCTCGGACTGCAAGTGGGCGATCGCTTCATCGCGATGGACGACACGCGTATTCTCAACATCCAGACTTACGCGGACCACCTGGCCGCCCACCACGACCGTCCGATCGCGGTCCATTTGGAGCGTGACGGCCAACCGCTCACGCTGACCATGGCAGCTCGTCCAGAGGTCGAACAACCGGCTGATCTGGGTCTGCAACTCACGACCGACTCGAAGCTGGTTTACCCCACACCCTTCGCTCAGTTCAGCGACCACGTGCGCATGACCTTCCGCACGCTCGGCAGCCTCATCAACCCGCAGTCCGACATCGGTATTTCCAAACTCAGCGGTCCGGTCGGCATCATCCGGGTGTTTCACATGGCCGCGCAGGCGGATATCCGGCTCGTGCTCTGGTTCACGATTCTGGTGAACATCAATCTCGCGATCTTCAACCTGTTGCCCATCCCCGTGCTCGACGGGGGCCACATGCTCTTCGCCACCATTGGCAAACTGCGCGGCCGCGCCCTGCCGACCAATTTCATCATGACGACCCAAAGCGTGTTCATGATGATGCTGCTTTCGATGATCCTCTACGTGAGTTTCTTTGACGTGCGCCGGATCGTGCGCGATGTGACCCCCACCACGACCGAGGATCCGGCTGACACCAAATAG
- a CDS encoding DUF6515 family protein — MNLSFASFSRRTRLGAVLVLALLGGGVTHAVADGRVSVSLGVGVPIGGREFRHGPDRYYAYRGEYYRWDRGRYYRAAPPRGYYVNTLPPHYTRVVVGRDVYYRADHVYYRPYGNRYEIVEIPVVEERYTPPARVSSPPPKNDALVAVWLDDTRYLLEKGEYFKNSSKGRVWVPTPVGAKIKSLPIGAMTVWHEENEYFEFDGGYFRRTPEGFKVVEAPWKVEGGKPAAASTS, encoded by the coding sequence ATGAACCTCTCGTTTGCTTCCTTTTCTCGCCGCACCCGCTTGGGGGCGGTCCTCGTTCTCGCCCTGCTGGGTGGAGGCGTCACGCACGCGGTCGCCGATGGTCGCGTTTCAGTTTCCCTCGGGGTCGGCGTGCCCATCGGGGGTCGCGAGTTTCGTCACGGCCCCGACCGCTACTACGCCTACCGCGGCGAATACTACCGGTGGGATCGCGGTCGCTACTACCGCGCCGCTCCTCCCCGCGGATACTACGTCAATACGTTGCCACCTCATTACACGCGGGTGGTCGTCGGCCGCGATGTCTACTACCGGGCGGACCACGTCTATTATCGCCCCTACGGCAACCGCTACGAGATCGTGGAGATCCCCGTGGTCGAGGAACGTTACACCCCTCCTGCACGTGTGAGCTCACCCCCGCCAAAAAACGACGCTTTGGTCGCCGTCTGGCTGGATGACACCCGCTACCTGTTGGAGAAAGGCGAGTATTTCAAAAACTCCAGCAAGGGTCGCGTGTGGGTGCCGACGCCGGTCGGTGCCAAGATAAAGTCCTTGCCGATCGGAGCCATGACCGTGTGGCACGAGGAAAACGAATACTTCGAGTTTGACGGCGGTTATTTCCGTCGCACCCCCGAAGGCTTCAAGGTCGTCGAAGCCCCGTGGAAAGTCGAAGGCGGAAAACCCGCCGCCGCCAGCACCAGTTGA
- the dnaA gene encoding chromosomal replication initiator protein DnaA, with the protein MPAVTSSSSLWETAKQDFKTLFPEDVFQLWFEPLVCLDTAEDSLTLGVPNDFAAIWIHDNYLDLIIQRLRLTAGRDIKVALKKADTPSTPPAPARSNRLRAAEPEVAPKRPSGRRTGLSHTAGAHAGNLNPRNTFENFVVGSNNQMAQAASLAVAQSPAQAYNPLFLYGDTGLGKTHLMHAIGHAILRQKPDARVAYLSTEKFTNEFIQGLQENALVKFRQRYRNVDVLLLDDVQFLGGKERIQEEFFHTFNDLFESGKQIVLSSDRRASEIAKLEARLVSRFEWGLPADIHAPDFETRVAILRTKAKSLKLEVPPEVITFVAQNIAKNIRRLEGALIKVASYASLTGKHLDVPTTEMLLQDVLMEQAQNMLTIETIQKRVADHFQIRLSDMTSKRRPNNIAIPRQIAMYLSRTLTKHSLQEIGDMYGGRDHGTVIHACKAVDNMMEQDQTMRSSIEFLRNQLSR; encoded by the coding sequence ATGCCCGCCGTAACATCGTCTTCATCTCTCTGGGAAACCGCCAAACAGGACTTTAAAACCCTGTTTCCGGAGGACGTTTTCCAGCTTTGGTTCGAGCCGCTCGTGTGTCTCGATACCGCCGAGGACAGTCTGACCTTGGGTGTGCCCAACGACTTCGCTGCAATTTGGATCCACGACAACTACCTGGACCTGATCATCCAGCGTCTGCGCCTCACGGCGGGTCGTGATATCAAAGTCGCCTTGAAGAAGGCGGATACCCCCAGCACCCCGCCCGCTCCGGCCCGTTCGAACCGCTTGCGCGCCGCCGAACCGGAAGTCGCGCCGAAGCGTCCCTCCGGTCGCCGGACCGGCCTGTCCCATACCGCCGGAGCCCATGCGGGGAACCTCAACCCACGCAATACGTTCGAAAATTTCGTAGTCGGCAGCAACAACCAGATGGCGCAAGCCGCCTCGCTCGCCGTGGCGCAGTCGCCCGCGCAGGCTTACAATCCACTCTTCCTCTACGGCGATACCGGACTGGGTAAAACCCACCTCATGCATGCGATCGGGCATGCCATCCTCCGCCAGAAACCGGATGCCCGGGTGGCGTATCTCTCCACCGAGAAATTCACCAACGAGTTCATCCAAGGCCTGCAGGAAAACGCCCTCGTCAAATTCCGCCAACGCTACCGCAACGTCGACGTGCTGCTGCTCGACGATGTGCAGTTCCTCGGCGGCAAGGAGCGCATTCAGGAAGAGTTCTTCCACACCTTTAACGATCTCTTCGAATCCGGTAAACAGATCGTGCTCTCGAGCGATCGCCGCGCCTCGGAAATCGCCAAACTCGAAGCCCGTCTCGTCTCGCGTTTCGAATGGGGACTGCCAGCCGACATCCACGCCCCCGATTTTGAAACGCGCGTGGCCATCCTGCGCACCAAGGCCAAGAGCCTCAAACTCGAGGTGCCGCCCGAGGTCATCACCTTCGTCGCCCAAAACATCGCGAAGAACATCCGCCGTCTCGAAGGCGCTCTCATCAAAGTCGCCAGCTACGCCTCGCTCACCGGCAAACACCTCGACGTGCCCACCACCGAGATGCTGCTCCAGGACGTGCTCATGGAGCAGGCGCAGAACATGCTCACGATCGAAACGATCCAAAAGCGTGTCGCCGACCACTTTCAGATCCGCTTGTCCGACATGACCAGCAAGCGTCGCCCCAACAACATCGCCATTCCCCGCCAGATCGCGATGTATCTGTCCCGCACCCTGACCAAGCACTCGCTGCAGGAAATCGGTGACATGTATGGAGGCCGCGATCACGGCACCGTCATCCACGCCTGCAAAGCGGTGGACAACATGATGGAGCAGGACCAGACCATGCGCAGCAGCATCGAGTTTCTGCGCAACCAGCTGAGCCGCTAA
- the ispG gene encoding (E)-4-hydroxy-3-methylbut-2-enyl-diphosphate synthase, with product MSYCASRFRSVRRRSSEVMVGDVGVGGLYPLRVQSMTTTNTQDVAATVKQAIALAEVGCEIVRVTAPNKAAARALKDIRSEFSAAGFASVPLVADIHFLPSAAMEAVEHVEKVRVNPGNYADKKKFAVQEYSDSAYEEELARLHEAFSPLVKRSRELGRAMRIGTNHGSLSDRIMNRYGDTPLGMVESALEFLRIAESHDYHAIVLSMKASNPKVMIEAYRLLVKRMAEESMHYPLHLGVTEAGDGEDGRIKSAIGIGSLLLDGLGDTIRVSLTEDPVYEIPVAQALAAKAMATWSGDTVPADQFPIEPADPLDPFHFNRRDVRSLDLGDGALVGPEQPPRVIVSAPDVAALPDFATALKNPTLKDNPPEGIRVPIETPADLKTLRDLSLDLPATFLVLDLNPDLTVDDLAPTLEAASGSLILLREFASGSSALLASWLDQLRASPRHTLAVAASPAALASLASVLTTAGEARVIVTLADHRPSPQSPEHAVGTYRRLAATLHTHGSRTPLWIRNTPGTALAGDKSFLSRLLDASMLTGSLLCDGLGDMVSLETEGDAVRAVKLAYNVLQGAGARITKTEFVACPSCGRTLFDLQSTTQRIREQTGHLKGVKIAIMGCIVNGPGEMADADFGYVGGAPGKINLYVGKTCVQYNIPQKNADARLIELIREHGKWVDPDHVAAV from the coding sequence ATGAGCTACTGTGCTTCACGTTTTCGTTCGGTCCGACGGCGATCATCCGAGGTGATGGTCGGCGACGTCGGGGTCGGCGGGCTTTATCCTCTGCGCGTGCAGTCGATGACGACCACCAACACTCAGGACGTGGCGGCCACCGTGAAACAGGCCATCGCGCTGGCCGAGGTGGGTTGTGAAATCGTGCGAGTGACCGCTCCCAACAAAGCCGCGGCCCGCGCCCTCAAGGATATTCGGTCCGAATTCAGCGCCGCCGGTTTCGCCTCGGTCCCGCTGGTGGCGGACATTCATTTTCTCCCCTCCGCCGCCATGGAAGCGGTCGAACACGTTGAGAAAGTCCGGGTAAACCCCGGCAATTACGCCGACAAGAAGAAGTTCGCCGTGCAGGAGTATTCAGATTCCGCCTACGAGGAGGAATTGGCCCGGTTGCACGAGGCGTTCTCCCCGCTGGTGAAACGCTCCCGCGAGCTCGGTCGCGCCATGCGCATCGGCACCAACCACGGTTCGCTCTCCGATCGCATCATGAACCGCTACGGCGATACGCCGCTCGGCATGGTGGAAAGCGCGTTGGAGTTTCTGCGCATCGCCGAAAGCCACGACTACCACGCCATCGTGCTGTCGATGAAAGCCTCGAACCCCAAGGTGATGATCGAAGCCTACCGTTTGCTGGTAAAACGGATGGCGGAGGAATCCATGCACTACCCGCTCCACCTCGGTGTGACCGAGGCCGGGGACGGCGAGGATGGTCGCATCAAGAGCGCCATCGGGATCGGCAGTCTGCTCCTCGACGGACTGGGCGACACCATCCGGGTTTCACTCACGGAAGATCCCGTCTACGAAATCCCCGTCGCCCAGGCATTGGCTGCCAAAGCCATGGCCACTTGGTCGGGCGATACGGTTCCGGCCGACCAATTTCCCATTGAGCCCGCGGACCCGCTGGACCCGTTTCACTTCAATCGTCGCGACGTGCGGTCGCTCGACCTCGGCGATGGTGCTTTGGTCGGCCCCGAACAGCCCCCACGCGTGATCGTAAGTGCGCCCGACGTGGCGGCCCTGCCGGACTTCGCCACCGCGCTGAAGAACCCGACGCTCAAGGACAATCCCCCGGAAGGGATCCGGGTGCCGATCGAAACCCCGGCCGATCTCAAGACCCTGCGCGATCTGAGTCTTGATCTGCCCGCCACGTTTCTGGTGTTGGACCTCAACCCTGATCTCACCGTCGATGATCTCGCGCCGACCCTGGAGGCGGCCTCGGGCTCTTTGATCCTGCTGCGGGAGTTTGCTTCCGGCAGCAGCGCGTTGCTCGCCAGCTGGCTCGATCAGCTGCGCGCCAGTCCCCGCCACACCCTGGCCGTGGCAGCATCTCCCGCCGCGCTGGCGTCTCTGGCTTCGGTTCTCACCACCGCCGGCGAAGCCCGCGTCATCGTCACCCTCGCCGACCATCGGCCGAGTCCTCAGTCGCCCGAACACGCCGTCGGCACCTACCGTCGACTCGCCGCGACGCTGCACACCCACGGATCGCGCACGCCACTGTGGATTCGCAACACCCCCGGCACCGCCTTGGCCGGTGACAAGAGTTTCCTCTCCCGGCTGCTGGACGCCTCGATGCTCACCGGCTCGCTCCTCTGCGACGGGTTGGGCGACATGGTCAGCCTGGAAACCGAAGGCGACGCCGTTCGCGCCGTGAAACTCGCTTACAACGTGCTGCAAGGCGCGGGCGCCCGCATCACCAAGACCGAGTTCGTCGCCTGCCCCTCCTGCGGTCGCACGTTGTTTGATCTGCAATCCACCACCCAACGCATCCGTGAACAGACCGGTCACCTGAAAGGGGTGAAAATTGCCATCATGGGTTGTATCGTCAACGGGCCGGGAGAGATGGCCGACGCCGACTTTGGCTACGTCGGCGGGGCGCCCGGAAAGATCAATCTCTACGTCGGCAAGACCTGCGTCCAATACAACATCCCGCAAAAAAATGCGGATGCTCGATTAATCGAACTCATCCGCGAACACGGAAAGTGGGTCGATCCGGACCACGTCGCAGCGGTTTGA
- the dxr gene encoding 1-deoxy-D-xylulose-5-phosphate reductoisomerase — protein sequence MRPTSPKRVALLGATGSIGESALRVIAAHPAHLELVAVAAQTNHAELAAISHRFPSVRHATLFDADAYAAAKAGQAFRSGVDLHAGLAGLNTLATLPEADIVLVAVVGVTGLEPALAAINAGKDLALASKEILVMAGKFVMAAARERGITLRPVDSEHNAVAQCLADNPTKDVARIILTASGGAFRDRSLAELGAVTPADALQHPNWSMGPKITVDSATLANKGLELIEAQWLFDLRPEQCQAVLHSQSLAHCLVEFTDGAMLTHLCPPSMTFPIQHALLHPLRLPSVEPSLDVHAPFSLDFRPIDQDRFPMLRLALEAMKRGGIAPAAFNAANEIAVAAFLSEQIPFLAIPRIVEQALSRIDHHDPSHLDAVIAADAEARRLATSLLTSHAVT from the coding sequence ATGCGTCCAACCTCCCCCAAGCGCGTCGCATTGCTGGGCGCGACGGGATCCATTGGCGAAAGCGCTTTGCGGGTCATCGCCGCGCATCCGGCGCACCTGGAGCTCGTGGCCGTGGCGGCTCAAACCAATCACGCCGAGTTGGCCGCGATTTCCCACCGGTTCCCCTCCGTGCGGCATGCGACCTTGTTTGATGCCGACGCTTACGCTGCGGCCAAAGCAGGCCAAGCCTTTCGGTCCGGCGTCGACCTGCACGCGGGCCTCGCCGGACTCAACACTCTGGCCACGTTGCCCGAAGCCGACATCGTGCTGGTCGCGGTCGTGGGAGTGACCGGCCTCGAACCCGCGCTCGCGGCGATCAATGCCGGCAAGGATCTCGCCCTCGCCTCCAAGGAAATCCTCGTGATGGCCGGCAAATTTGTCATGGCCGCCGCCCGCGAACGGGGCATCACCCTCCGCCCGGTCGACAGTGAACATAATGCGGTGGCGCAATGTCTCGCCGACAACCCCACCAAAGACGTGGCGCGGATCATCCTGACCGCTTCAGGCGGCGCGTTTCGCGATCGTTCCCTGGCCGAGCTTGGCGCAGTCACCCCGGCCGACGCCCTGCAGCATCCGAATTGGTCCATGGGGCCAAAAATCACCGTCGATTCGGCGACGCTTGCCAACAAGGGCCTGGAACTCATTGAGGCTCAATGGCTTTTCGATCTACGTCCGGAGCAGTGCCAGGCCGTCCTGCACTCCCAGAGCCTCGCGCACTGCCTCGTCGAGTTCACGGACGGTGCCATGCTCACCCACCTGTGCCCGCCTTCGATGACGTTCCCCATCCAGCATGCGCTGTTGCACCCGTTGCGCCTGCCGAGCGTAGAGCCATCGCTGGATGTGCACGCTCCGTTCTCCTTGGATTTCCGCCCGATCGACCAAGACCGGTTTCCCATGCTGCGGCTGGCGCTTGAGGCGATGAAGAGGGGCGGCATCGCCCCCGCCGCCTTCAATGCCGCCAATGAAATCGCCGTCGCCGCCTTCCTGAGTGAACAAATCCCCTTTCTTGCGATCCCACGAATCGTCGAACAGGCTCTCAGCCGTATCGATCATCACGATCCCTCCCATCTCGACGCCGTAATCGCAGCCGACGCCGAGGCCCGACGACTCGCCACCTCGCTACTCACTTCCCACGCCGTCACCTGA